The Campylobacter sp. CN_NE2 genome contains a region encoding:
- the rplE gene encoding 50S ribosomal protein L5, whose product MSRLQEQYNEKIKPALVKEFDIKNPMLIPALEKVVISVGAGESSKDQKVLQNMADTISLIAGQKALITNAKKSVAGFKVREGFPVGIKVTLRKEQMYAFLDKLITIALPRVKDFRGVPRDGFDGRGNYNFGLNEQLMFPEVEYDKILRTHGMNITIVTTTNSDKEAFKLLELFGMPFAKGK is encoded by the coding sequence ATGAGTAGATTACAAGAACAATATAACGAAAAAATTAAACCTGCTTTGGTTAAGGAATTTGACATAAAAAATCCTATGCTAATCCCTGCACTTGAAAAAGTAGTTATCAGTGTGGGTGCTGGCGAATCAAGCAAAGATCAAAAAGTGTTGCAAAATATGGCAGATACTATATCTTTGATTGCAGGTCAAAAAGCACTTATTACAAATGCTAAAAAATCTGTTGCAGGTTTTAAGGTCAGAGAAGGCTTTCCTGTTGGTATAAAAGTTACACTAAGAAAAGAGCAAATGTATGCGTTTTTAGATAAACTAATTACAATTGCTTTGCCAAGAGTTAAAGATTTTAGAGGCGTTCCAAGAGACGGATTTGACGGAAGAGGAAATTATAACTTCGGTTTAAACGAACAACTAATGTTCCCGGAAGTTGAGTATGATAAAATTTTAAGAACTCACGGTATGAATATAACAATCGTAACTACAACAAACAGCGACAAAGAGGCGTTTAAATTGCTAGAACTATTTGGCATGCCTTTTGCGAAAGGAAAGTAA
- the rpmC gene encoding 50S ribosomal protein L29 has translation MNYTELKDKNLSELNAMLKEKKVLLFELRQKLKTMQLTNPNEIRAVKKEIAQINTAISAMK, from the coding sequence ATGAACTATACTGAGTTGAAAGATAAAAATTTGAGCGAATTAAACGCTATGTTAAAAGAAAAAAAGGTGCTTTTGTTTGAACTTAGACAAAAGCTAAAAACTATGCAGCTAACTAACCCAAATGAAATTCGTGCGGTTAAAAAAGAGATCGCACAAATCAATACTGCAATTAGTGCAATGAAATAA
- the rpsQ gene encoding 30S ribosomal protein S17: MAFKREIQGVVLKKAGDKTATILVERRVIHPRYRKIVKRFKKYLVHDENNVVNIGDTISAVECRPLSARKSFRLKAVLKAGVE, from the coding sequence ATGGCATTTAAAAGAGAAATTCAAGGCGTAGTTCTTAAAAAAGCGGGCGATAAAACCGCAACTATTTTGGTAGAAAGAAGAGTTATTCATCCAAGATATAGAAAAATCGTAAAAAGATTTAAAAAATATCTTGTTCATGATGAAAATAATGTAGTAAATATCGGTGATACGATTTCAGCAGTTGAGTGCAGACCACTAAGTGCTAGAAAATCATTCCGCCTAAAAGCAGTTTTGAAAGCAGGAGTTGAATAA
- the rplN gene encoding 50S ribosomal protein L14 — MIQSFTRLAVADNSGAKELMCIKVLGGSKRRYATIGDIIVCSVKKALPNGKIKRGQVVKAVVVRTTKEIHRENGSLIRFDENAAVILDNKKEPIGTRIFGPVGREVRYSGFMKIVSLAPEVL; from the coding sequence ATGATACAAAGTTTTACAAGACTAGCAGTAGCCGACAATAGCGGTGCAAAAGAACTTATGTGTATTAAAGTTCTTGGCGGAAGTAAAAGAAGATATGCTACAATCGGTGATATTATCGTTTGTAGCGTTAAAAAAGCACTTCCAAACGGAAAAATTAAAAGAGGTCAAGTTGTAAAAGCTGTTGTAGTTAGAACTACAAAAGAAATTCACAGAGAAAATGGATCGCTAATCAGATTTGACGAAAATGCAGCTGTTATCCTAGATAACAAAAAAGAGCCTATCGGAACTCGTATTTTCGGACCTGTTGGTCGTGAAGTTAGATATAGCGGTTTTATGAAAATCGTATCTCTTGCTCCGGAGGTTTTATAA
- the rplX gene encoding 50S ribosomal protein L24: protein MATKFKIKKGNEVKIIAGDDKGKTGVVKAVYPKKGQVIVEGCKMAKKAIKPSEKNPNGGFVNKEMPIDISNVALIEG, encoded by the coding sequence ATGGCAACCAAATTTAAAATTAAAAAAGGCAATGAAGTAAAAATCATTGCAGGAGACGATAAAGGTAAAACAGGCGTTGTAAAAGCTGTTTATCCTAAAAAAGGTCAAGTTATCGTTGAGGGTTGTAAAATGGCTAAAAAAGCAATCAAACCTAGCGAAAAAAATCCAAACGGCGGATTTGTAAATAAAGAGATGCCGATTGATATTTCAAATGTAGCATTGATCGAGGGTTAA
- the rplP gene encoding 50S ribosomal protein L16 yields MLMPKRTKYRKMMKGRNRGYATRGNQLSYGEFGIKAVEAGRINSRQIEAARVAMTRFVKRQAKIWITVFPDKPLTKKPLQTRMGKGKAGVEEWVMNIKPGRIIFEMTGVSEEVARQALTLSIHKLPFKTKIVTRESENELY; encoded by the coding sequence ATGTTGATGCCTAAAAGAACAAAATATCGCAAAATGATGAAAGGTCGCAATCGCGGCTATGCAACAAGAGGAAATCAACTAAGTTATGGCGAATTTGGTATTAAAGCTGTTGAAGCAGGTAGAATAAATTCACGCCAAATCGAAGCAGCTCGTGTTGCTATGACTCGTTTTGTTAAAAGACAAGCAAAAATTTGGATTACAGTATTCCCTGATAAACCGCTTACTAAAAAACCTCTTCAAACTCGTATGGGTAAAGGTAAAGCAGGTGTTGAAGAGTGGGTTATGAATATTAAACCGGGAAGAATTATATTTGAAATGACCGGTGTTAGTGAAGAAGTAGCTAGACAAGCTCTTACACTTTCTATTCACAAATTGCCGTTTAAGACAAAAATCGTAACGAGGGAAAGTGAAAATGAACTATACTGA